The Tissierellales bacterium genome includes a window with the following:
- a CDS encoding ABC transporter ATP-binding protein, with amino-acid sequence MEILKIENLKKTYGEGKTKVEALKNINLAIERGQMIAVMGPSGCGKSTLLNLISGIDKQTDGNVIVEGSNISELDENSLALYRRRKLGIIYQFFNLIPNLSVENNIKLPILMDNKEVETEYFKELVNSLGIDDKLEVFPDKLSGGQQQRVAIARSLIYKPSIVLADEPTGNLDKKNSKDIIELFRLSNLKYKQTMIIVTHDEEVALSADRMFRMEDGLVISDEVIR; translated from the coding sequence ATGGAAATATTAAAAATCGAAAACTTAAAAAAGACCTATGGTGAAGGAAAAACAAAGGTAGAAGCCTTAAAGAATATCAATCTAGCTATAGAAAGAGGTCAAATGATTGCTGTAATGGGACCAAGTGGTTGTGGAAAATCTACTCTTTTAAATTTAATTTCAGGCATAGATAAACAAACAGACGGAAATGTAATTGTAGAAGGTAGCAATATATCAGAGCTGGATGAAAATAGTTTAGCACTTTATAGAAGGAGAAAGCTAGGAATTATATATCAGTTTTTCAATTTAATCCCCAATCTTTCAGTGGAAAATAATATAAAACTACCTATTTTAATGGATAATAAAGAAGTGGAAACAGAATATTTTAAGGAACTGGTAAATAGTTTAGGGATTGATGATAAATTGGAAGTCTTTCCAGACAAATTATCAGGAGGGCAGCAACAGAGGGTGGCTATAGCTAGAAGTTTAATATATAAGCCAAGTATAGTTTTGGCAGATGAGCCGACAGGAAATCTAGACAAGAAAAATTCTAAAGATATAATAGAACTTTTCAGACTATCCAATTTAAAATATAAGCAAACAATGATAATAGTAACCCATGATGAAGAAGTAGCATTATCAGCAGATAGAATGTTCAGAATGGAAGATGGCCTTGTTATAAGTGACGAGGTGATAAGATGA